A portion of the Acidisarcina polymorpha genome contains these proteins:
- a CDS encoding LutB/LldF family L-lactate oxidation iron-sulfur protein yields the protein MTTPGTTPAAGLINIAPPQVEWPQGDFPTAAHQLLKDSQLRKNVRHATNVINAKRAIVVGEMPDWEHLRDAGSAIKQHTLDHLDQYLLEFEAACTAAGGHVHWAVDAAEANRIAVEIVRRHQVSEVIKIKSMTTEEIELNHALEAAGVHPTETDLAELIIQMGHDKPSHIIVPALHKNRGQVREMFRREMNLPDLGDTPEDLADAARRYLREKFLSVKVAISGANFLIAETGGVCILESEGNGRMCLTLPDVLISVVGLEKVIPRFRDLEVFLQTLPRSSTGERMNPYNSIWTGVRPGDGPQEFHVILLDNGRSAILHDAEAKQTLKCIRCAACQNACPVYRQTGGHAYASVYAGPIGAILTPQLHQTADGRLGDGDSLPYASSLCGACYEVCPVKINIPEVLIHLRRKVVERDQGTISGLFGLWNIGMQTAAAVFESGDRLRLAQRLGRIGQIPFVSKNDFIEHLPLMLSGWTQTRDLAPLPEQSFREWWSERSDRTSHE from the coding sequence ATGACGACTCCTGGCACGACTCCAGCCGCCGGCCTGATCAACATTGCTCCTCCGCAAGTGGAGTGGCCGCAAGGCGATTTCCCCACCGCCGCTCACCAGTTGCTCAAAGATTCTCAGCTTCGCAAGAACGTCCGCCACGCCACCAACGTGATCAACGCCAAGCGCGCCATTGTTGTTGGCGAAATGCCTGACTGGGAGCATCTTCGGGATGCGGGCAGCGCGATCAAGCAGCACACCCTGGACCATCTCGACCAATATCTCCTCGAGTTCGAGGCCGCCTGTACCGCCGCTGGAGGCCATGTCCACTGGGCCGTCGATGCCGCCGAGGCCAATCGCATCGCTGTCGAAATCGTCCGCCGCCATCAAGTCAGCGAAGTCATCAAGATCAAATCGATGACTACCGAGGAGATCGAGCTCAACCACGCCCTGGAAGCCGCTGGAGTTCATCCCACCGAGACCGACCTTGCCGAACTGATCATTCAGATGGGCCATGACAAGCCGTCGCACATCATCGTGCCAGCCCTGCATAAAAACCGTGGCCAAGTGCGTGAGATGTTCCGACGGGAAATGAATCTACCCGATCTCGGCGATACGCCCGAGGATCTCGCCGATGCGGCCCGCCGCTATCTAAGGGAAAAATTTTTGAGCGTCAAAGTCGCCATAAGCGGGGCGAACTTCCTCATCGCCGAAACCGGCGGCGTCTGCATTCTTGAGTCTGAGGGCAACGGACGCATGTGTCTCACCCTGCCCGATGTGCTCATCTCCGTCGTCGGCCTCGAGAAAGTCATTCCCCGATTTCGCGACCTCGAAGTCTTTCTGCAGACGCTGCCGCGCTCCTCAACCGGCGAACGCATGAATCCATACAATTCCATCTGGACCGGGGTGCGCCCCGGCGACGGCCCGCAGGAGTTCCACGTCATTCTGCTCGACAATGGCCGCAGCGCCATCCTGCACGACGCCGAAGCCAAGCAGACGCTAAAGTGCATTCGCTGCGCCGCTTGCCAGAACGCCTGCCCGGTTTATCGCCAGACTGGTGGCCACGCCTATGCGTCGGTCTACGCCGGCCCCATTGGCGCGATCCTCACTCCACAACTCCACCAGACCGCGGACGGCCGTCTCGGCGACGGAGATTCACTGCCCTACGCCTCCTCTTTATGCGGAGCCTGCTACGAAGTCTGCCCAGTCAAGATCAATATCCCTGAAGTACTCATCCACCTGCGCCGCAAAGTCGTCGAACGCGATCAGGGGACCATCAGCGGACTGTTCGGTCTTTGGAATATCGGCATGCAGACTGCTGCCGCCGTCTTTGAAAGCGGAGATCGCCTCAGACTCGCCCAACGCCTCGGCCGGATTGGGCAGATTCCCTTCGTCTCCAAAAACGACTTCATCGAGCATCTGCCGCTCATGCTGAGCGGCTGGACCCAGACTCGCGATCTCGCTCCACTGCCCGAACAGTCCTTCCGCGAATGGTGGAGCGAACGCTCAGATCGAACTAGCCATGAGTGA
- a CDS encoding (Fe-S)-binding protein has translation MRVSLFITCYNDTLFPETGKAVVHLLERLGHTIDFPPDQTCCGQMHWNTGYHREAIPIIRHFVEVFRDAEAICIPSSSCVAMIREHYHKAAVASGDHAFVAEVEALLPRVYEFSEFLVNKLGVLDVGATYPHRVTYHASCHSLRSLHLGDIPIRLLRKVRGIQLVDLPEIDQCCGFGGTFAIKNADVSSAMLADKARHVLNTGAEVCTAVDNSCLMHVYGSLHRQRTYVRTAHLAEILASQGEPAAAL, from the coding sequence GTGCGCGTGTCGCTGTTCATCACCTGCTACAACGACACTCTCTTTCCCGAGACTGGCAAAGCTGTCGTCCATCTCCTCGAGCGCCTCGGCCACACCATCGACTTCCCGCCCGACCAGACCTGCTGCGGCCAGATGCATTGGAACACCGGCTACCATCGCGAAGCCATCCCGATTATTCGCCACTTCGTTGAAGTCTTCCGCGATGCTGAAGCCATCTGCATTCCTTCGTCTTCCTGCGTGGCGATGATCCGCGAGCATTACCACAAAGCCGCCGTAGCTTCCGGTGACCATGCCTTCGTCGCCGAGGTTGAAGCGCTCCTGCCGCGGGTCTACGAATTTTCAGAGTTTTTAGTCAACAAGCTCGGCGTCCTCGACGTCGGGGCCACTTACCCGCATCGCGTCACTTACCATGCCAGTTGCCACTCGCTGCGCAGCTTGCACCTCGGTGACATCCCGATACGTCTGCTTCGGAAAGTCCGAGGTATCCAACTCGTCGACCTGCCCGAGATCGACCAATGCTGCGGATTCGGCGGCACCTTCGCAATCAAGAACGCCGATGTCTCCTCCGCCATGCTCGCTGACAAAGCCCGCCACGTATTGAACACCGGCGCCGAGGTCTGCACCGCCGTCGACAACTCCTGCCTGATGCACGTCTACGGCTCCCTGCACCGCCAGCGCACCTACGTTCGCACCGCCCATCTGGCGGAGATTCTCGCCTCTCAAGGGGAACCGGCTGCCGCCTTATGA
- a CDS encoding beta-galactosidase, producing the protein MPSLPTSANRRRSPRNWLAAAEILTALLLALLPSTTQAQATAYPNAPPLLLGAAWYPEQWPEAQWDRDLAKMEAAHIRLVRMGEFAWSTMEPEEGHYDFTWLDHAIAKAAAHHIVVVLGTPTAAPPAWLTTKYPETLRVDENGVRDEHGNRQQFSFINTKYRQLARGIAGEMAKRYGHNPNVVGWQLDNEYANDSFDPEAKAQFHEFLKKKYGSIQNLNQKWATTYWSQTYDSFDEIPVRPKNENPALLLDWRHFVSQGWKSYSVNQIEAIRPLADPRQFITTNTMGWFDNFDEYVVHTVLDMASWDDYISDPVYDPFDNGARHDLTRGYKRKNFWVMETEPAFVNWRKTNNPLDKGQVRDMAWQAIGHGSDAVEYWQWRAALNGQEQYHGVLVGADGNPVPVYDEVKQVGEEFEKAGAALAGTSPHAEVAILNDYNSRWAINFQRHSEKFDPVEELVAFYKPLSEAAQTVDIVSPDAPLDGYKLVEAPALNVLPKATAVRLVAYVQQGGNLLLGPRSGMKDEYDALNTQLQPGDLSNLLGGHVEQFYALENEVPVTADLGSGTAKIWAEQLSIPNIQVSGNSGDTKTILTYGPSNGWLDNQPAAITRKIGKGSITYLGVWLDDALLAKLTNQLVQQAGVQPKIPNVPAGVEVCVRSKGSHAVAILINHTTSEQHVTLPNAATDLLANGTPSVSSEDLPKYGVAVVEISK; encoded by the coding sequence ATGCCCAGTCTGCCCACCTCGGCAAATCGCCGCCGTAGCCCTCGGAACTGGCTTGCCGCCGCCGAAATTCTGACTGCCCTTCTTCTGGCTCTACTCCCTTCAACCACCCAGGCGCAAGCCACCGCCTATCCTAATGCGCCTCCACTACTGCTCGGCGCGGCCTGGTATCCGGAGCAGTGGCCCGAGGCGCAATGGGACCGCGATCTCGCCAAGATGGAGGCGGCGCATATCCGCCTTGTCCGCATGGGCGAGTTTGCCTGGAGCACCATGGAACCCGAGGAAGGCCACTATGACTTCACGTGGCTCGATCACGCGATTGCCAAGGCCGCCGCTCACCACATCGTTGTCGTCCTCGGCACACCGACCGCGGCCCCTCCCGCATGGCTCACCACCAAATACCCGGAGACCCTCCGCGTCGACGAAAATGGAGTCCGAGACGAACACGGCAATCGTCAGCAGTTCTCCTTCATCAACACAAAATACCGTCAGCTCGCTCGTGGAATCGCTGGCGAGATGGCCAAGCGCTACGGCCATAATCCGAATGTCGTTGGCTGGCAGCTCGACAATGAATATGCCAACGACTCCTTCGATCCCGAAGCCAAGGCCCAGTTCCATGAGTTCCTGAAAAAGAAGTACGGCTCCATCCAGAACCTCAATCAAAAATGGGCCACCACGTACTGGAGCCAGACCTACGACAGCTTCGACGAAATTCCTGTAAGGCCCAAGAATGAGAATCCCGCGCTGCTGCTTGATTGGCGCCACTTCGTCAGCCAGGGATGGAAAAGCTACTCGGTCAACCAGATCGAAGCGATCCGTCCGCTCGCCGATCCACGCCAGTTCATCACCACCAACACCATGGGCTGGTTCGACAATTTCGATGAATATGTCGTTCACACCGTGCTCGATATGGCCTCCTGGGACGACTACATCAGCGACCCGGTCTACGATCCATTCGACAATGGCGCCCGCCACGACCTCACCCGCGGCTATAAACGCAAGAACTTCTGGGTCATGGAAACCGAACCCGCTTTCGTGAACTGGCGCAAGACCAACAACCCGCTCGACAAGGGGCAGGTCCGCGATATGGCCTGGCAGGCCATCGGCCACGGCTCCGATGCAGTCGAATACTGGCAGTGGCGCGCCGCCCTCAACGGGCAGGAGCAATACCACGGCGTGCTCGTTGGGGCAGACGGCAACCCGGTCCCCGTCTACGACGAAGTCAAGCAAGTAGGCGAAGAATTCGAAAAGGCCGGAGCTGCTCTCGCCGGCACCTCGCCTCACGCCGAGGTCGCAATCCTCAACGACTACAACAGCCGCTGGGCCATCAACTTTCAGCGCCATAGCGAGAAATTCGATCCAGTCGAAGAGTTGGTGGCCTTCTACAAGCCACTCAGCGAAGCCGCTCAAACCGTCGACATCGTCTCGCCGGATGCCCCGCTCGACGGCTACAAGCTCGTCGAGGCTCCAGCCCTCAACGTGCTACCCAAAGCAACGGCCGTCCGACTGGTCGCCTACGTCCAGCAAGGCGGCAACTTATTGCTCGGCCCTAGATCCGGCATGAAAGACGAATACGATGCACTCAACACCCAACTGCAGCCCGGAGATTTATCCAATCTCCTCGGCGGCCACGTGGAGCAGTTCTACGCCCTCGAAAACGAAGTCCCAGTGACCGCAGATTTGGGTTCTGGCACGGCTAAGATCTGGGCGGAACAGCTCTCGATCCCCAACATTCAGGTCTCCGGCAACAGCGGCGACACTAAAACAATCCTCACCTACGGCCCCAGCAACGGCTGGCTCGACAACCAGCCCGCGGCCATCACCCGGAAGATTGGAAAAGGCAGCATCACCTACCTGGGAGTCTGGCTCGATGACGCCCTCTTGGCGAAGCTAACCAACCAGCTGGTTCAGCAAGCCGGGGTCCAGCCCAAAATACCCAACGTCCCCGCCGGCGTCGAAGTCTGCGTCCGCAGCAAGGGAAGTCATGCCGTCGCGATCCTCATCAATCACACGACATCCGAACAGCACGTCACGCTACCGAACGCCGCCACCGACCTGCTCGCCAACGGAACTCCGTCGGTCTCCTCTGAGGATCTGCCCAAGTACGGGGTCGCAGTAGTGGAGATAAGTAAATAG
- a CDS encoding ABC transporter ATP-binding protein, with protein MIRVQNLVKNFGDFAAVRDISFDVAQGEIFAFLRPNGAGKTTTIKMLTTLLPPTSGTIELDGLDPRTHKKEARERFGIVFQDPSLDAEQTAYENMILHGVLYRVPRSLRESRTEHLLKLFELWDRRDSYVKTFSGGMKRRLEIARGLLHTPRILFLDEPTLGLDPQSRNLLWTHVKSSNESERTTVFLTTHYMDEAERVAHRIAIIDHGSIVAQGTPAELKAQTGTDSLEGAFLALTGSSLRDEAANSADGLRQVAKMWRR; from the coding sequence ATGATCCGAGTTCAAAATCTCGTGAAGAACTTTGGCGATTTTGCTGCTGTCCGGGACATTTCCTTTGATGTGGCGCAGGGAGAGATCTTTGCGTTTCTGCGGCCGAACGGCGCGGGAAAAACCACCACGATCAAGATGTTGACCACGCTGCTGCCGCCGACGAGTGGGACGATCGAGCTGGATGGCCTCGATCCGCGCACGCATAAAAAAGAGGCGCGCGAGCGCTTCGGCATCGTCTTCCAGGACCCGAGTCTGGATGCCGAGCAGACGGCCTACGAAAACATGATCCTGCATGGGGTTCTATATCGTGTGCCACGAAGCTTGAGGGAGAGCCGGACCGAGCATCTTCTGAAGCTATTCGAGCTATGGGACCGGCGGGACAGTTATGTCAAAACCTTTTCGGGAGGGATGAAGCGGCGGCTGGAAATCGCCCGTGGGTTGCTGCATACGCCGCGAATTCTATTTTTGGATGAGCCGACGCTGGGGCTCGATCCGCAGAGCCGGAATTTGTTATGGACGCATGTGAAGAGCTCGAATGAGTCGGAGCGGACGACCGTCTTCCTGACCACCCACTACATGGATGAGGCCGAGCGCGTGGCCCATCGGATCGCGATTATCGACCACGGGTCGATCGTTGCCCAGGGAACGCCAGCGGAGCTGAAGGCCCAGACTGGGACGGACTCACTCGAAGGCGCATTTCTGGCATTGACGGGATCGTCGCTGCGCGATGAGGCAGCTAACTCAGCCGACGGGTTACGACAGGTCGCCAAGATGTGGAGGCGCTAG
- a CDS encoding ABC transporter permease — translation MGAIYILWLRELKRYIRSRVQIVVSLGQPCLYLLALGFGLGPVFRQAGHGSYLQFMAPGVVGMTVLFSSVFSGIAMLWDRQFGFLKETLVAPVSRLQIMIGRTLGGATVAIIQGSLILLICLIAGFRPQHWLAIPSAFLFVVLIAVVFAALGTAIGSTIKDMQGFQLVMNFLVMPLFFLSGALFPLANLPAVMTFLTRIDPLTYGVDGLRGALINVWHFNAALDLSVLAGMAAAFIGLGAYLFSKIEV, via the coding sequence ATGGGAGCGATCTACATCCTGTGGTTGCGGGAGTTGAAGCGGTATATCCGGTCGCGGGTCCAGATTGTGGTTTCGCTCGGCCAGCCTTGTCTCTACCTGCTGGCATTGGGCTTTGGCCTGGGTCCGGTCTTTCGGCAGGCCGGCCACGGCAGCTATCTGCAGTTCATGGCGCCCGGTGTCGTCGGAATGACGGTCTTGTTCAGTTCCGTGTTTTCAGGGATCGCGATGCTCTGGGACCGGCAGTTCGGGTTTCTTAAAGAGACGCTGGTCGCGCCGGTCTCGCGGCTGCAGATCATGATCGGACGGACCCTCGGCGGTGCCACCGTGGCGATCATTCAAGGCTCGCTGATCCTACTCATCTGCCTCATCGCCGGCTTTCGCCCTCAGCATTGGCTTGCAATTCCTAGCGCGTTTCTCTTCGTGGTGTTGATCGCGGTCGTCTTCGCCGCGCTGGGGACGGCGATCGGATCGACGATCAAGGACATGCAGGGATTTCAGCTGGTGATGAACTTTCTGGTGATGCCGCTATTTTTCTTATCGGGCGCCCTATTTCCTTTGGCGAACCTGCCGGCGGTGATGACCTTTCTGACCCGGATCGACCCCTTGACTTACGGAGTCGATGGATTGCGGGGCGCGCTAATCAACGTGTGGCACTTCAATGCCGCGCTGGATCTCTCGGTTTTAGCGGGGATGGCGGCTGCATTTATCGGGTTGGGAGCTTATCTGTTTTCTAAAATCGAGGTTTGA
- a CDS encoding TetR/AcrR family transcriptional regulator, producing the protein MARPKSQRAHSQIIEAAVSLFAEGGIEATSMDAIARGSGVSKATIYRHWPDKDALILEVLVYLHGLDRELPVFDSGDFRGDLVAQLEYDPAADRRAMRERILPHLMAYASHNRVFGEAWRSRVISPARLALGKMIERGKERGILQRALDPEVGLAMLLGPLIYRKVFVLKQGGRAPKDFESIVADSFIAAFSAHREVQGRSSKEADPDI; encoded by the coding sequence ATGGCGAGACCGAAGAGCCAGCGAGCCCACAGTCAGATCATAGAAGCAGCGGTCAGCCTGTTCGCGGAGGGTGGCATCGAGGCCACGAGCATGGACGCCATTGCCCGGGGCTCAGGCGTCAGCAAAGCGACCATCTATCGCCATTGGCCAGACAAAGACGCACTCATCCTCGAAGTGCTGGTCTATCTTCACGGTCTCGACCGGGAGCTGCCGGTCTTCGATTCAGGGGACTTTCGCGGCGATCTGGTGGCGCAATTGGAATACGACCCGGCTGCGGACCGGAGGGCGATGCGGGAACGTATTCTGCCTCACCTGATGGCTTACGCCTCTCATAATCGGGTCTTTGGGGAGGCATGGCGCAGCCGCGTGATCTCGCCGGCACGGCTGGCCCTGGGCAAAATGATCGAGCGTGGCAAAGAGCGCGGCATCTTGCAGCGGGCGCTTGATCCTGAGGTGGGCCTGGCCATGCTGCTGGGGCCGCTGATCTATCGCAAGGTCTTCGTCCTGAAACAGGGCGGCAGGGCGCCGAAGGATTTTGAAAGCATCGTAGCGGACAGCTTTATTGCCGCATTTTCAGCCCATCGCGAAGTTCAAGGCAGATCCTCGAAGGAAGCCGATCCGGATATTTGA
- a CDS encoding L-ribulose-5-phosphate 4-epimerase, giving the protein MLLPTLREEVLDANLELVRKGLVLYTFGNASGIDREQGLVAIKPSGVAYERLTAEDLVVVDLDGKIVEGTLNPSSDVKTHLLLYREFPMIGGVVHTHSEFATGWAQAATAIPCFGTTHADYFYGEVPVTRPLSDEEIEADYEYNTGVVIGERFKTLDPLAVPGVLVANHAPFAWGKTASAAAYNAVVLEYVAKLAFRTVVIDSEAAKVSSRLLRKHYERKHGPKATYGQRDS; this is encoded by the coding sequence ATGCTGCTGCCTACATTGAGAGAAGAAGTCCTTGATGCCAACTTGGAGCTGGTTCGGAAGGGGCTGGTCCTCTACACCTTTGGCAATGCCAGCGGCATCGATCGCGAGCAAGGACTGGTGGCCATCAAGCCTAGTGGCGTGGCTTATGAGCGCCTCACCGCTGAAGATCTGGTGGTTGTCGATCTAGATGGCAAGATCGTTGAAGGAACGCTGAACCCTTCCTCCGACGTGAAGACCCATCTGCTGCTGTACCGCGAATTTCCAATGATCGGCGGGGTGGTCCATACGCATTCCGAATTTGCGACTGGCTGGGCGCAGGCGGCAACCGCCATCCCTTGTTTTGGAACGACCCATGCGGACTATTTCTATGGCGAGGTTCCGGTCACGCGGCCGCTCAGCGATGAAGAGATCGAGGCAGATTACGAATACAACACCGGGGTGGTGATTGGGGAGAGGTTCAAGACCCTCGACCCGCTTGCGGTTCCGGGTGTGCTGGTTGCGAATCATGCTCCGTTCGCCTGGGGAAAGACGGCATCGGCGGCGGCTTACAACGCGGTTGTCCTGGAATATGTAGCGAAACTGGCATTCCGCACTGTCGTAATTGACTCTGAAGCTGCTAAAGTTTCGTCCAGACTCCTGCGCAAACACTATGAGCGGAAGCATGGACCGAAGGCGACCTACGGCCAGAGGGATAGTTAG
- a CDS encoding sodium:solute symporter family protein yields the protein MFVEGHHELAKLSFLDVIVIAVYFAMVIWIGFYLKQKANTSEEFFMAGREMTAWIAGLSFVSANLGSLELMGWAGSAYQYGILAAHWYWIGAIPAMLFLGLVMMPFYYVSKTHSVPGYLKLRFGEPSRVLAAVSFGFMTILMSGVNMFAMAVVMKVVLGWDITFSILMSSLAVAVYVTLGGLRSAIFNEVLQFVLIWGGALLVPILGLIEAGGWTKLQANILANYHGLDYTHMWRGLAHFSTNPMGVHWTGIVFGLGFVISFGYWTTDFLVVQRVLAADSLRSAQMAPIIAAAFKMAVPFIVILPGLLGLVILHNPDGTLMHLVGENAVSAANPHSYNEVLPLMLVRYCGPGLLGLGITALIAGFMSGMAGNVSAFSAVWTYDIYQPLINKKATDKHYVAVGRWATILGVVVSIGTAYLVMHAQGIMDYVQALFSFFIAPLLGTILLGMFWKRATGAGGFWGLLAGTATSISLYVWVKLDPAALSVVAFSPDAKDMAENLYRALWSWVICVLVTIVVSYMGKARPESELNGLVYGATVLPNEAPVPLIKNHWFWASIVIVVFFVLNLMFF from the coding sequence ATGTTCGTTGAGGGACATCACGAACTCGCGAAGCTGTCGTTTCTCGATGTGATTGTGATCGCGGTGTACTTCGCGATGGTCATCTGGATCGGCTTCTATCTGAAGCAGAAGGCCAATACCAGCGAAGAGTTCTTTATGGCTGGCCGGGAGATGACGGCGTGGATCGCCGGTCTCAGCTTTGTCTCCGCTAATTTAGGTTCGCTGGAGTTAATGGGTTGGGCAGGCTCGGCTTATCAGTATGGAATCCTGGCTGCGCACTGGTACTGGATCGGCGCGATCCCGGCGATGCTGTTTCTCGGCCTGGTGATGATGCCGTTCTACTACGTGTCGAAGACGCATTCGGTGCCTGGATACCTGAAGTTGAGGTTCGGTGAGCCGAGCCGGGTGCTGGCGGCGGTATCGTTCGGCTTCATGACCATCTTGATGAGTGGCGTGAATATGTTCGCCATGGCGGTGGTGATGAAGGTGGTGCTGGGGTGGGACATCACCTTCAGCATCCTCATGTCGTCGCTGGCGGTCGCGGTGTATGTGACGCTCGGCGGTTTACGCTCGGCGATCTTCAATGAAGTTCTACAGTTCGTGCTCATCTGGGGCGGCGCGCTGCTGGTGCCAATCTTAGGATTAATCGAAGCAGGCGGATGGACGAAGCTGCAGGCGAACATCCTGGCGAACTATCACGGCCTCGACTATACCCATATGTGGCGCGGTCTGGCGCATTTTTCAACGAACCCGATGGGTGTGCACTGGACCGGCATTGTCTTCGGCTTAGGCTTTGTCATCTCTTTTGGATACTGGACGACGGACTTTCTGGTCGTGCAAAGGGTTCTGGCTGCGGATAGTCTGCGCTCGGCGCAGATGGCGCCGATCATCGCGGCGGCCTTCAAGATGGCAGTGCCTTTCATTGTGATCCTGCCTGGGCTTTTGGGACTGGTGATCCTGCATAACCCGGATGGCACGTTGATGCATCTGGTCGGAGAGAATGCGGTGAGCGCGGCGAATCCTCACAGCTATAACGAGGTGTTGCCGCTGATGTTGGTGCGTTACTGCGGGCCGGGGCTGTTGGGATTGGGCATCACCGCCCTCATTGCCGGCTTTATGTCGGGGATGGCGGGGAATGTGAGCGCCTTCTCCGCGGTCTGGACCTACGACATTTACCAGCCGCTCATCAACAAGAAAGCAACCGATAAGCACTACGTGGCGGTGGGCCGCTGGGCGACCATCCTGGGCGTGGTGGTGAGCATTGGCACCGCTTATCTAGTCATGCACGCGCAGGGCATTATGGACTACGTGCAGGCCTTGTTCAGTTTCTTTATCGCACCATTGCTGGGAACGATCCTGCTCGGGATGTTTTGGAAGCGGGCCACCGGGGCGGGCGGCTTCTGGGGATTGCTGGCGGGGACGGCCACTTCGATCTCTCTATATGTCTGGGTGAAGCTCGATCCTGCAGCGCTTTCAGTCGTGGCCTTCTCTCCCGATGCGAAGGACATGGCGGAGAACCTGTACCGCGCGTTATGGTCCTGGGTCATCTGCGTCCTGGTTACCATCGTGGTGAGTTACATGGGGAAGGCGCGGCCGGAGAGCGAGCTCAATGGTCTGGTCTATGGGGCCACGGTGCTGCCCAATGAAGCACCGGTGCCATTGATCAAGAATCATTGGTTCTGGGCTTCGATCGTGATCGTGGTGTTTTTTGTCCTTAACCTGATGTTCTTTTAA
- a CDS encoding L-fucose/L-arabinose isomerase family protein: MAAPKAVTFGVIVGNRGFFPDHLAKTGREEMIAAIEKAGHQAVVLNAEESKHGAVETYDEALRCAELFKRRREEISGIIVTLPNFGEERGIVDAIRLAGLNVPVLVQATPDRTANMTIAFRRDSFCGKMSLSNNLMQYGIPYSLTTLHTVDPASEKFQSDLSWFAAVCRVVRGLKNLRIGAIGARPAAFNTVRYSERIYEGRGITVDPIDLSEILGRIHRMDDNDDAAQGKLAAIKKYVTTGGIPDAALLKMAKLGAVIDIWMKQNHITISAIQCWTSLEEYFGVVPCTIMSMMSEDLIPSACEVDVPGTLSMHMLALASGTPSALLDWNNNYGDDPNKAVCFHCSNLPKHFFTEVKMDYQAIIAGTVGIENTFGTCVGRVKAGAMSYARYSTDDRRGVVRGYTGHGEFTNDPLETFGGAGVVEIPKLQSLLKYICREGFEHHVAANFSHVAPAIHEAALRYLGFESHYHPELED, translated from the coding sequence ATGGCAGCGCCCAAGGCAGTGACATTCGGAGTGATCGTCGGAAACCGGGGCTTTTTCCCCGATCACCTGGCGAAGACGGGTAGAGAAGAGATGATCGCCGCAATTGAGAAGGCCGGCCACCAGGCAGTGGTGCTCAATGCGGAAGAGAGCAAGCACGGCGCGGTCGAGACCTATGACGAAGCGCTGCGCTGCGCGGAGCTTTTTAAGCGCCGCCGAGAAGAGATCTCAGGGATCATCGTGACGCTGCCGAATTTCGGCGAAGAGCGCGGCATCGTCGATGCGATCCGACTCGCCGGGCTGAACGTGCCGGTGCTGGTGCAGGCGACGCCCGATCGTACGGCGAACATGACGATCGCGTTCCGCCGGGACAGCTTCTGCGGCAAGATGTCGCTGTCGAACAACCTCATGCAATACGGCATTCCTTACTCTCTGACTACGCTGCATACCGTCGATCCGGCTTCGGAGAAATTTCAATCCGACCTGAGCTGGTTCGCGGCCGTCTGCCGGGTGGTGCGGGGTCTTAAAAACTTGCGCATCGGCGCGATCGGCGCGCGCCCGGCGGCTTTCAACACGGTCCGTTACAGCGAGCGCATTTATGAGGGGCGCGGAATCACGGTAGATCCCATCGATCTCTCGGAGATTCTGGGGCGCATCCATCGAATGGACGATAACGACGACGCCGCCCAGGGCAAGCTGGCCGCGATCAAGAAATACGTTACGACCGGGGGGATTCCGGATGCGGCGCTGCTCAAGATGGCGAAGCTGGGAGCAGTCATCGATATATGGATGAAGCAGAACCACATCACGATTAGCGCGATTCAATGTTGGACGTCACTCGAAGAGTATTTCGGCGTGGTGCCCTGCACAATCATGAGCATGATGAGCGAGGACCTCATTCCAAGCGCCTGCGAGGTCGATGTACCTGGAACACTCAGCATGCACATGCTGGCTCTCGCGTCAGGGACGCCAAGCGCGCTGCTCGATTGGAACAATAATTATGGCGATGACCCCAATAAGGCTGTCTGCTTCCATTGCAGCAACCTTCCCAAGCACTTCTTTACCGAGGTAAAGATGGATTATCAGGCGATCATTGCCGGCACGGTCGGTATCGAGAATACCTTTGGCACGTGCGTGGGCCGGGTGAAGGCGGGGGCGATGAGCTACGCCCGCTACTCCACCGACGACCGGCGGGGTGTGGTGCGCGGTTATACCGGCCATGGCGAATTCACGAATGATCCGCTGGAGACCTTTGGCGGCGCCGGCGTGGTTGAAATTCCAAAGCTGCAGTCGCTGCTGAAGTATATTTGCCGGGAAGGCTTCGAGCACCACGTGGCGGCCAACTTCTCGCATGTCGCACCCGCCATTCATGAAGCCGCTCTACGATACCTTGGCTTCGAAAGCCACTATCATCCCGAGTTAGAGGACTAG